Proteins from one Juglans microcarpa x Juglans regia isolate MS1-56 chromosome 1S, Jm3101_v1.0, whole genome shotgun sequence genomic window:
- the LOC121245943 gene encoding protein PHYTOCHROME-DEPENDENT LATE-FLOWERING-like isoform X2, with protein MGISFKVSKAGARFQPKPLLPPEVKVVDDVSETSKDSSRKLQCDLDLIEGAEDAAGVSAPSWSSEGLVPSAENEVSFTLNLFEDGYSIGKPTENEAAHQASLQDVPKLLHPYGRASKTLFSAIESGRLPGDILDDIPCKFVDGTLVCEVQDYRKCAFYQGSGDPKNNGYPVVSKVCLKMSLENVVKDIPLISNNSWSYGDLMEVESRILKALQPRLHLDPTPKLDRLCNNPVPTKLDLALSSVRKKRFRQPPEVTVTSSIKTHGKTVCIDRVPESSNSRLGDAGIISGNVMPQQVHENLTIQHVGPTNMLALRPKSFVSDASVSALPAASHQPRYQMGVGTPRSMQDPGSGPAINASGASPAGQDMMISYAENVNSSVSVLGKRESQDGQMSPLSSFNKRARPSPAGLDGMQQQQIGPHGDGLHRSDINWKNTLLQEQAMARGGPYANTGIQKFSQQAFEGALNQDAGTMPSAAGQQGTRYGTKEEQFEIDKIDGSDIYRSKNDMQVMETETSHLDPQQARQQRLPHNAFMRSNFPQTSWNNLGQQMEKDARKDDQLHKRKSVQSPRISTGALAQPQLSSKSGEFSSSSVGPHFGQVATAAALVASQKEKAISTSVPTVGGTPSLASSANDSMQRQHQAQIAAKRRSNSLPKTPAMNGIGSPASVGNISVPLNANSPSVGSPPLADQTILERFSKIEMVTMRHQLNCKKNKVDNHPIRKPNTYPLQPLSTHLSTASNNEDLKDDASMRSLSKSLAGGSMNICKIRVLKFMQPEHIPQENAVSYRVRTRMIMSEKPYDGTVAMHYGEIEDGDFLSAEDRLPSLPNTHFADLLASQLCSLMIREGYVVEDQVQAKQTCTSLATASQSNTAGIPHHSVPDIQQFPEAVPGQQSSEVAKITNSGNASLNSPQNLLPNARMLPPGNTQALQMSQGLFSGVSMPPRSPLIDPQPSLHQQQQQQQQQQQQQQQQQQQQQQQQQQQQQQHSLIQQQQHQFQRSPMILPTNSLSHLSAIGQNSNIQLGNHMVNKSSALPIQLLQQQQPQMQRKMMMGLGTAVGMGNMGNNVVGLGGLGSAVGMGAARGIGGTGMSAPMGPISGISNVGQNPMNLSQTSNISNAISQQFRSGFNPQTALMASKLRMAQNRGANILGGPQSSIAGISGARQIHPGSAGLSMFGQSLTRANMSTMQRAAMGPMGPPKLMAGINLYMNQQQQQQQQLQQQQQFQQQQQQQQYQQQQQQQQQQFQQQLQQQQDTASQLQAVVSPSQVGSPSTVGIPQLNQQTSPQQMSQRTPMSPQQLSSGAIHATSAGNPDACPASPQLSSQTLGSVSSITNSSLDLQGVNKSNSVNNA; from the exons GCAATTGAATCTGGCCGATTGCCTGGCGATATTCTAGATGATATACCCTGCAAGTTTGTGGACGGGACACTTGTATGTGAG GTGCAGGATTATCGGAAGTGCGCTTTTTATCAAGGTTCTGGTGATCCGAAAAATAATGGATACCCTGTTGTTAGTAAAGTATGCCTTAAGATGTCATTGGAGAACGTTGTGAAAGATATTCCATTGATATCGAATAATTCTTGGAGTTATGGCGATCTGATG GAAGTGGAGTCCCGCATATTGAAAGCATTGCAACCACGACTTCATCTAGATCCTACACCTAAGTTGGATAGGCTTTGTAATAACCCAGTTCCCACAAAG CTTGATTTGGCTCTTTCCAGTGTCCGGAAAAAGAGATTTAGGCAGCCACCTGAAGTTACTGTTACTTCTAGTATCAAGACGCATGGGAAGACAGTTTGCATAGATAGAGTACCGGAAAGCTCTAACTCAAGGTTGGGAGATGCAGGAATCATTTCTGGAAATGTGATGCCACAGCAAGTACATGAAAATCTTACTATACAACATGTTGGCCCAACAAATATGTTAGCCTTAAGACCAAAGAGCTTTGTATCAGATGCCTCAGTTTCTGCACTACCTGCTGCTTCCCATCAACCAAGGTATCAAATGGGGGTTGGGACCCCCAGAAGCATGCAGGATCCTGGTTCAGGACCTGCTATTAATGCATCAGGGGCTTCTCCTGCTGGGCAGGACATGATGATCTCTTATGCTGAAAATGTGAATTCAAGTGTCTCTGTTCTTGGAAAGAGGGAGAGTCAGGATGGGCAAATGTCACCCTTGTCCAGTTTTAACAAGAGAGCAAGACCTTCACCTGCGGGTCTTGACGGAATGCAACAGCAGCAAATAGGGCCGCATGGTGATGGACTACACCGTTCGGACATCAATTGGAAGAATACTTTGTTACAAGAGCAAGCAATGGCAAGGGGAGGTCCATATGCAAATACTGGCATTCAAAAGTTTTCCCAGCAGGCGTTTGAAGGGGCTCTGAACCAGGATGCTGGGACAATGCCTTCCGCTGCAGGACAGCAGGGAACACGATATGGTACCAAGGAAGAGCAGTTTGAGATAGATAAAATAGATGGTTCAGATATCTACCGCAGTAAAAATGATATGCAGGTGATGGAAACAGAAACAAGCCATTTGGACCCGCAGCAAGCACGGCAGCAAAGATTACCACATAATGCATTCATGAGATCTAATTTCCCCCAGACATCTTGGAATAATCTTGGTCAGCAAATGGAAAAAGATGCAAGAAAAGACGACCAGCTCCATAAAAGGAAATCAGTTCAAAGTCCTCGGATTTCTACTGGTGCTTTGGCTCAGCCCCAATTATCATCAAAATCGGGGGAGTTTTCTAGTAGTTCAGTGGGACCCCACTTTGGACAAGTTGCAACAGCTGCTGCTCTTGTAGCATCACAAAAGGAGAAAGCAATAAGCACCTCAGTTCCTACTGTTGGTGGGACCCCTTCTTTGGCTTCCAGTGCTAATGATTCCATGCAACGTCAACACCAGGCCCAGATTGCTGCAAAGCGCAGATCAAATTCTCTCCCTAAGACCCCAGCAATGAATGGAATTGGATCTCCAGCTAGTGTTGGTAATATTAGTGTTCCATTAAATGCAAACAGTCCTTCAGTTGGATCACCACCTTTGGCTGATCAAACCATACTTGAAAGGTTCTCAAAGATAGAAATGGTGACAATGAG GCATCAACTCAACTGCAAAAAGAATAAGGTTGATAATCACCCCATTAGGAAGCCAAACACATATCCCCTTCAACCCCTGTCAACTCATCTCTCCACTGCTTCCAATAATGAAGATCTCAAAGATGATGCGAGCATGAGGTCGTTATCTAAGTCACTTGCAGGTGGCAGCATGAATATCTGCAAAATAAGAGTCTTAAAATTTATGCAGCCAGAGCATATTCCTCAAG AAAATGCTGTTTCGTATAGGGTAAGAACTAGAATGATCATGTCAGAGAAGCCATATGATGGTACGGTAGCAATGCATTATGGAGAAATAGAAGATGGTGATTTTCTGTCTGCAGAGGATCGTCTTCCTTCATTACCGAATACG CACTTTGCGGATTTGCTTGCCTCACAGCTTTGTTCACTG ATGATACGTGAAGGATACGTTGTGGAAGATCAAGTCCAAGCAAAACAAACCTGCACAAGTCTTGCCACAGCCAGTCAATCAAATACTGCTGGCATCCCTCACCATTCGGTACCCGACATTCAGCAATTTCCAGAAGCAGTTCCTGGTCAACAATCGAGTGAAGTTGCAAAGATAACTAACAGTGGTAATGCATCTCTAAACTCACCTCAGAATCTGTTACCGAATGCAAGGATGCTGCCTCCTGGAAACACCCAGGCCTTACAGATGTCTCAAGGACTCTTTTCCGGGGTTTCAATGCCCCCGAGGTCGCCACTGATAGACCCACAACCATCACTTCATCAACAGCAGCAACAAC agcagcaacagcagcagcagcagcagcaacagcagcagcagcagcagcagcagcaacaacaacaacaacaacaacactCCTTGATTCAACAGCAGCAGCACCAGTTCCAGAGGTCACCTATGATACTCCCAACCAATTCACTTTCTCACTTGTCTGCAATCGGGCAGAATTCCAACATACAGTTGGGCAATCACATGGTCAACAAGTCTTCTGCTCTCCCAATTCAGCTGTTACAGCAGCAGCAGCCACAAATGcaaaggaagatgatgatgggACTTGGAACAGCTGTGGGTATGGGAAACATGGGCAATAACGTGGTTGGTCTTGGAGGCCTTGGCAGTGCTGTGGGCATGGGAGCTGCAAGGGGAATAGGGGGAACTGGAATGTCAGCACCAATGGGGCCTATATCTGGTATCAGCAATGTGGGGCAGAACCCAATGAATCTTAGCCAGACTTCAAATATTAGCAATGCAATAAGCCAGCAATTTCGATCTGGATTTAATCCACAAACTGCTCTCATGGCATCAAAACTTAGAATGGCACAGAACAGAGGAGCAAACATTTTAGGGGGGCCTCAGTCAAGCATAGCTGGGATCTCAGGAGCCAGACAGATACATCCAGGCTCTGCTGGTCTTTCAATGTTTGGTCAGAGTCTAACCCGGGCTAACATGAGCACAATGCAACGGGCAGCAATGGGGCCTATGGGTCCGCCTAAGTTGATGGCAGGAATAAACCTTTATATGAaccaacagcagcagcagcagcaacaattacagcagcaacaacaatttcaacagcagcagcagcagcagcaatatcagcagcagcagcagcagcagcaacaacaattTCAACAGCAGTTGCAGCAACAACAAGATACCGCTTCACAGCTGCAGGCTGTTGTTTCACCTTCACAAGTGGGCTCACCATCAACCGTGGGAATTCCACAACTAAACCAACAAACCAGCCCTCAGCAAATGAGCCAGCGAACACCAATGAGCCCACAGCAGTTGAGCTCGGGGGCAATCCATGCGACTAGTGCTGGTAATCCAGATGCTTGTCCAGCTAGCCCACAGCTGAGCTCTCAGACCCTTGGTTCGGTTAGTAGTATCACAAATTCTTCTTTGGACCTACAAGGTGTGAATAAGAGCAACTCTGTAAATAATGCATAA
- the LOC121245943 gene encoding protein PHYTOCHROME-DEPENDENT LATE-FLOWERING-like isoform X1 — protein sequence MGISFKVSKAGARFQPKPLLPPEVKVVDDVSETSKDSSRKLQCDLDLIEGAEDAAGVSAPSWSSEGLVPSAENEVSFTLNLFEDGYSIGKPTENEAAHQASLQDVPKLLHPYGRASKTLFSAIESGRLPGDILDDIPCKFVDGTLVCEVQDYRKCAFYQGSGDPKNNGYPVVSKVCLKMSLENVVKDIPLISNNSWSYGDLMEVESRILKALQPRLHLDPTPKLDRLCNNPVPTKLDLALSSVRKKRFRQPPEVTVTSSIKTHGKTVCIDRVPESSNSRLGDAGIISGNVMPQQVHENLTIQHVGPTNMLALRPKSFVSDASVSALPAASHQPRYQMGVGTPRSMQDPGSGPAINASGASPAGQDMMISYAENVNSSVSVLGKRESQDGQMSPLSSFNKRARPSPAGLDGMQQQQIGPHGDGLHRSDINWKNTLLQEQAMARGGPYANTGIQKFSQQAFEGALNQDAGTMPSAAGQQGTRYGTKEEQFEIDKIDGSDIYRSKNDMQVMETETSHLDPQQARQQRLPHNAFMRSNFPQTSWNNLGQQMEKDARKDDQLHKRKSVQSPRISTGALAQPQLSSKSGEFSSSSVGPHFGQVATAAALVASQKEKAISTSVPTVGGTPSLASSANDSMQRQHQAQIAAKRRSNSLPKTPAMNGIGSPASVGNISVPLNANSPSVGSPPLADQTILERFSKIEMVTMRHQLNCKKNKVDNHPIRKPNTYPLQPLSTHLSTASNNEDLKDDASMRSLSKSLAGGSMNICKIRVLKFMQPEHIPQENAVSYRVRTRMIMSEKPYDGTVAMHYGEIEDGDFLSAEDRLPSLPNTHFADLLASQLCSLMIREGYVVEDQVQAKQTCTSLATASQSNTAGIPHHSVPDIQQFPEAVPGQQSSEVAKITNSGNASLNSPQNLLPNARMLPPGNTQALQMSQGLFSGVSMPPRSPLIDPQPSLHQQQQQHQHQQQQQQQQQQQQQQQQQQQQQQQQQQQQQQQQQQQQQQQQQQHSLIQQQQHQFQRSPMILPTNSLSHLSAIGQNSNIQLGNHMVNKSSALPIQLLQQQQPQMQRKMMMGLGTAVGMGNMGNNVVGLGGLGSAVGMGAARGIGGTGMSAPMGPISGISNVGQNPMNLSQTSNISNAISQQFRSGFNPQTALMASKLRMAQNRGANILGGPQSSIAGISGARQIHPGSAGLSMFGQSLTRANMSTMQRAAMGPMGPPKLMAGINLYMNQQQQQQQQLQQQQQFQQQQQQQQYQQQQQQQQQQFQQQLQQQQDTASQLQAVVSPSQVGSPSTVGIPQLNQQTSPQQMSQRTPMSPQQLSSGAIHATSAGNPDACPASPQLSSQTLGSVSSITNSSLDLQGVNKSNSVNNA from the exons GCAATTGAATCTGGCCGATTGCCTGGCGATATTCTAGATGATATACCCTGCAAGTTTGTGGACGGGACACTTGTATGTGAG GTGCAGGATTATCGGAAGTGCGCTTTTTATCAAGGTTCTGGTGATCCGAAAAATAATGGATACCCTGTTGTTAGTAAAGTATGCCTTAAGATGTCATTGGAGAACGTTGTGAAAGATATTCCATTGATATCGAATAATTCTTGGAGTTATGGCGATCTGATG GAAGTGGAGTCCCGCATATTGAAAGCATTGCAACCACGACTTCATCTAGATCCTACACCTAAGTTGGATAGGCTTTGTAATAACCCAGTTCCCACAAAG CTTGATTTGGCTCTTTCCAGTGTCCGGAAAAAGAGATTTAGGCAGCCACCTGAAGTTACTGTTACTTCTAGTATCAAGACGCATGGGAAGACAGTTTGCATAGATAGAGTACCGGAAAGCTCTAACTCAAGGTTGGGAGATGCAGGAATCATTTCTGGAAATGTGATGCCACAGCAAGTACATGAAAATCTTACTATACAACATGTTGGCCCAACAAATATGTTAGCCTTAAGACCAAAGAGCTTTGTATCAGATGCCTCAGTTTCTGCACTACCTGCTGCTTCCCATCAACCAAGGTATCAAATGGGGGTTGGGACCCCCAGAAGCATGCAGGATCCTGGTTCAGGACCTGCTATTAATGCATCAGGGGCTTCTCCTGCTGGGCAGGACATGATGATCTCTTATGCTGAAAATGTGAATTCAAGTGTCTCTGTTCTTGGAAAGAGGGAGAGTCAGGATGGGCAAATGTCACCCTTGTCCAGTTTTAACAAGAGAGCAAGACCTTCACCTGCGGGTCTTGACGGAATGCAACAGCAGCAAATAGGGCCGCATGGTGATGGACTACACCGTTCGGACATCAATTGGAAGAATACTTTGTTACAAGAGCAAGCAATGGCAAGGGGAGGTCCATATGCAAATACTGGCATTCAAAAGTTTTCCCAGCAGGCGTTTGAAGGGGCTCTGAACCAGGATGCTGGGACAATGCCTTCCGCTGCAGGACAGCAGGGAACACGATATGGTACCAAGGAAGAGCAGTTTGAGATAGATAAAATAGATGGTTCAGATATCTACCGCAGTAAAAATGATATGCAGGTGATGGAAACAGAAACAAGCCATTTGGACCCGCAGCAAGCACGGCAGCAAAGATTACCACATAATGCATTCATGAGATCTAATTTCCCCCAGACATCTTGGAATAATCTTGGTCAGCAAATGGAAAAAGATGCAAGAAAAGACGACCAGCTCCATAAAAGGAAATCAGTTCAAAGTCCTCGGATTTCTACTGGTGCTTTGGCTCAGCCCCAATTATCATCAAAATCGGGGGAGTTTTCTAGTAGTTCAGTGGGACCCCACTTTGGACAAGTTGCAACAGCTGCTGCTCTTGTAGCATCACAAAAGGAGAAAGCAATAAGCACCTCAGTTCCTACTGTTGGTGGGACCCCTTCTTTGGCTTCCAGTGCTAATGATTCCATGCAACGTCAACACCAGGCCCAGATTGCTGCAAAGCGCAGATCAAATTCTCTCCCTAAGACCCCAGCAATGAATGGAATTGGATCTCCAGCTAGTGTTGGTAATATTAGTGTTCCATTAAATGCAAACAGTCCTTCAGTTGGATCACCACCTTTGGCTGATCAAACCATACTTGAAAGGTTCTCAAAGATAGAAATGGTGACAATGAG GCATCAACTCAACTGCAAAAAGAATAAGGTTGATAATCACCCCATTAGGAAGCCAAACACATATCCCCTTCAACCCCTGTCAACTCATCTCTCCACTGCTTCCAATAATGAAGATCTCAAAGATGATGCGAGCATGAGGTCGTTATCTAAGTCACTTGCAGGTGGCAGCATGAATATCTGCAAAATAAGAGTCTTAAAATTTATGCAGCCAGAGCATATTCCTCAAG AAAATGCTGTTTCGTATAGGGTAAGAACTAGAATGATCATGTCAGAGAAGCCATATGATGGTACGGTAGCAATGCATTATGGAGAAATAGAAGATGGTGATTTTCTGTCTGCAGAGGATCGTCTTCCTTCATTACCGAATACG CACTTTGCGGATTTGCTTGCCTCACAGCTTTGTTCACTG ATGATACGTGAAGGATACGTTGTGGAAGATCAAGTCCAAGCAAAACAAACCTGCACAAGTCTTGCCACAGCCAGTCAATCAAATACTGCTGGCATCCCTCACCATTCGGTACCCGACATTCAGCAATTTCCAGAAGCAGTTCCTGGTCAACAATCGAGTGAAGTTGCAAAGATAACTAACAGTGGTAATGCATCTCTAAACTCACCTCAGAATCTGTTACCGAATGCAAGGATGCTGCCTCCTGGAAACACCCAGGCCTTACAGATGTCTCAAGGACTCTTTTCCGGGGTTTCAATGCCCCCGAGGTCGCCACTGATAGACCCACAACCATCACTTCATCAACAGCAGCAACAACATCAacatcagcagcagcagcaacaacagcagcagcagcaacagcagcagcagcaacaacagcagcaacagcagcagcagcagcagcaacagcagcagcagcagcagcagcagcaacaacaacaacaacaacaacactCCTTGATTCAACAGCAGCAGCACCAGTTCCAGAGGTCACCTATGATACTCCCAACCAATTCACTTTCTCACTTGTCTGCAATCGGGCAGAATTCCAACATACAGTTGGGCAATCACATGGTCAACAAGTCTTCTGCTCTCCCAATTCAGCTGTTACAGCAGCAGCAGCCACAAATGcaaaggaagatgatgatgggACTTGGAACAGCTGTGGGTATGGGAAACATGGGCAATAACGTGGTTGGTCTTGGAGGCCTTGGCAGTGCTGTGGGCATGGGAGCTGCAAGGGGAATAGGGGGAACTGGAATGTCAGCACCAATGGGGCCTATATCTGGTATCAGCAATGTGGGGCAGAACCCAATGAATCTTAGCCAGACTTCAAATATTAGCAATGCAATAAGCCAGCAATTTCGATCTGGATTTAATCCACAAACTGCTCTCATGGCATCAAAACTTAGAATGGCACAGAACAGAGGAGCAAACATTTTAGGGGGGCCTCAGTCAAGCATAGCTGGGATCTCAGGAGCCAGACAGATACATCCAGGCTCTGCTGGTCTTTCAATGTTTGGTCAGAGTCTAACCCGGGCTAACATGAGCACAATGCAACGGGCAGCAATGGGGCCTATGGGTCCGCCTAAGTTGATGGCAGGAATAAACCTTTATATGAaccaacagcagcagcagcagcaacaattacagcagcaacaacaatttcaacagcagcagcagcagcagcaatatcagcagcagcagcagcagcagcaacaacaattTCAACAGCAGTTGCAGCAACAACAAGATACCGCTTCACAGCTGCAGGCTGTTGTTTCACCTTCACAAGTGGGCTCACCATCAACCGTGGGAATTCCACAACTAAACCAACAAACCAGCCCTCAGCAAATGAGCCAGCGAACACCAATGAGCCCACAGCAGTTGAGCTCGGGGGCAATCCATGCGACTAGTGCTGGTAATCCAGATGCTTGTCCAGCTAGCCCACAGCTGAGCTCTCAGACCCTTGGTTCGGTTAGTAGTATCACAAATTCTTCTTTGGACCTACAAGGTGTGAATAAGAGCAACTCTGTAAATAATGCATAA